GGGCGTGCTCGGGGATGGGCAGCGGGTCCGGCGCCGTGCGCACGGCCTCCAGGACCGTCATGAACCCCGCCGTCTCCTCCGGCGGCACCAGCAGCGGCGTTCCGTCGCCGATGTGGGCGAGCAGGTTCTCCAGCAGGTCGATGCGCGGGTGCGCGACGGTCTCGGGTGCGCCTCCCCCGCGCTCCAGGGTCACCTCGTCGCGGGTGTAGTGCACGGTGATGCGCCCGGACTCGCCGTGCAGGCTCACGTGGGGCTCGTGCCGCCGCGTCGCGCACAGCGTGACCGCGACGCTGACCGGCGTGCCGTCGGGCGCGCGCAGACGCAGGCAGGAGGTGTCGTCGCTCTCGATGGCGTGGGCGCGGAACAGCTCCAGCTCCACCCCGTCGGCGGCCGCCCCCCGGCCGGCTCCGGCCAGCCGCAGCGCCGTGGCCACGGCGTGGGCGAAGGGGTTGGTCAGCGCGCCGTCGACGACGTCGGCGCCGTCCATGCGGCGGCGCCCGGCCCACGGGGCGCGCTCGTAGTAGGCGGAGGTGCGCACCCACGCCCCGGCCCCGCCGATGCCGCGCACCGCGCCGATCGCCCCGGACAGCGCCAGGTCGCGGGCGGCGTCCACGGCGGTCGAGCCCAGGTTCTGGAAGCCCACCTGGCAGGCCAGGCCCGAGCCGGCCACGGCCTCGCACAGGGAGCGGTACTCGGCCAGCGTCGCCGTCGGCGGCTTCTCCAGCAGCACGTGCGCGCCGTGCCGCAGGGCCGTGCGGGCCAGCGGCAGGTGCGTGTGGATGGGCGTCGCCAGGATCACGGCCGCCGCCCCGGTGTTGTCCAGCAGCACCGCCAGGTCCTCGCACTGGGCGGGATCGCCGAGCCCGGTCAGGTCCTCGCGCGCCACCGGAACCCGGTCGCACACGCCGACCAGCCGGGCGGTGCCCAGCGCGCTCAGCCGCCGCAGATTGGCCAGGTGCCAGCGGCCGTGCCCGTGCGCGCCGACCAGGACCACCGGCGCCGGTTCGCGCACCGTCGCGGTGCCCGGCGTCATGCCCGCACCGCCGTCCTGCGGCGGGACGGGCGCCGCGTGCCGCGGCGGGGGCAGGGTCCTTCGGCGGGGGTGGTCACGTCGGTCGACTCCTTCACCCGAAGTCTTGGAAAGCGCTTGCCAAGCCAATGTAGGCAGTGCGCGCACCGATGTCAACGGTCGGGGAGATCCGTGCGGGCGCACCCGGTCGGGGCGTTCGGCGCTCGGCGGCTCGGGAAACGGATTCGTAACACGCCTTGACGAAGCGTTCCCGCCCGTGTTCCATGGTGTGCACTCAGCCGTAAACGTTTACAGCAGTTCACGCGCCGTGGACTGTAAACGTTTACGATTTCCCTTCGCCTGTTCAGGGAGGTGCCGTGCCGTCGCATAGCAACCCGACGATCACGACGATCGCCGAATCCGCCGGCGTGTCGATCGCGTCGGTGTCGCGCGTGCTGAACGGGCTGCCGGTCAGGGACGCGACCGAGCGCAAGGTGCTGGCGGCCGCTCAGAGCCTGGGCTACGTGCCCAACTCCGTGGCCCGGTCGCTGAAGTCCAGCCGCACCAACCAGGTGGCCTTCGCGATCGAGGACATCGGCAACCCGGTCTACCTGGCGATGCTGCGGGAGATCCAGCCGGTCCTCAAGCAGGCCGGCTACCGGCTGGTCCTGCACTCCACCGGCGCCGACCTCGACGAGGAGCTGGAGGTGCTGCGCGGGCTCGGCCAGCGCTACGCCGACGGGCTGATCATCAGCCCCATCCGGGTCACGCCCGAGCACCTCGCCGAACTGGAGCGGGCCACCGCCCCCGTCGTCGTGATCGGCTCGCTGCCCGACGGCAGTCCGGTGGACAACGTCCGCGCCGACTCCAGGACCGGCGTCGAAATGGCCCTGCGCCACCTCCGGGACCTGGGCCGGCGCCGCATCGGGTTCGTCAACGGCCCGCTCGACACGGTGCCCGGCCGGTCCCGCGACGCGGCGTTCCGAGCCGGGATGCGGCGGTGGGGGATGGTGCTGGACGAGGACCTCGTGCACGTCGGCGCCTTCCGCAGGCGGACCGGGGCCGAGGCCACCCGGGCACTGCTGGCCGGGGACGCCGCCGCGCACCCCGACGCGCTGCTGTGCGCCAACGACCTCATCGCGCTGGGCGCCCTGGACGTGCTGCGCGAACGCGGGCTGCGCGTGCCGGAGGAGGTCGCGGTCGTCGGCATGGACGACACCGACCTGGCCGCCGCGTCATGGCCGGCGCTGACCAGCGTCTCCCTCGGCTCGGCCGAACGCGGCCGCCGCGCCGCCCAACTCCTGCTCGACCGCCTGGCCGATCCCGGCTCCGGCCGCGAACCCCGGGTGGTCACCGTCGAACCGAGCCTGCACGTGCGGGCGTCCACGGGAGGTGACCGTGTCGCTGACGATGGCGCCGCGCCCCGCTGAGAAGTCGGAGAAGTCCCGGCCCGGCCCCCGGCGCGGCGGCGCCGGGACCACGAGCCGGCCGGCCCTGGGACTGATGCTCCCCGCGCTCGTCCCTGTCGTGCTGTTCAGCGTGGCCCCGCTGGTCTACGGCATCTACCTGGCGTTCACCGACGCCCGCTCGGGGCGCAACGTCGACACGGCCTTCATCGGGCTGGAGAACTTCGTCGACCTCGCCGCCGACACCGACTTCTGGAGCTCCTTCCAGATCGGCCTGGTCTGGGCGGTCAGCGTCACCGCGCTGCAGTTCGCGGCCGGAATGGGCCTGGCGCTGCTGCTCAACCAGGACCTGCGGCTGCGCTGGCTGGCCCGGACGCTGGCCATGGTGCCCTGGGCGATGCCGCCGGTGATCGTCGGCCTGATGTGGAAGCTGGTCTACCACCCCAACGCCGGCATCCTCAACGCGACGCTGCGCGACCTCGGCCTCCTCTCCGGCGACATCGACTGGCTGAACGACTTCGGCATCGCGCTGCCCGCGATCATCGTCGTGGGCGTGTGGACCGGCATGCCGCAGACGACCATCGTGCTGCTGGCCGGCCTGCAGGGCGTCCCCAAGGAGCTGCACGAGGCCGCCGAGGTCGACGGCGCGGGGGCCTGGCGGCGCTTCCGCAGCGTCACACTGCCGCAACTGCGCCCGGTCGTCGTCACGATCACCTCGCTCAACTTCGTGTGGAACATGAACGAGTTCGCGCTGGTCTACGTGCTCACCCAGGGCGGCCCGGGCGGCCGCACCCGGCTGCCCATGCTCTACGCCTACGAGGAGGCGTTCCGCTACGGATTCTTCGGCTACGCGGCGGCCATGGGTGTGGCGATCGTGCTGGTGGTGCTCGCGGTGCTCGGCGTGTACCTGCGCCGCCAGCTCAAGGACGCGCAGTGACGGCCCGGCGCCTGGAAGGGGACTGACATGGTGATCACGAAGGGGCGGCGGGCCGGCGGGCGCGCGCTGCAGTACACGGCGCTGCTGGGCTACCTGGCCTTCCTCGCCTTCCCGCTGGTGTGGCTGGTCTCCACCGCGTTCAAGACCTCGCGCGAGATGGCGC
This sequence is a window from Spinactinospora alkalitolerans. Protein-coding genes within it:
- a CDS encoding LacI family DNA-binding transcriptional regulator, with product MPSHSNPTITTIAESAGVSIASVSRVLNGLPVRDATERKVLAAAQSLGYVPNSVARSLKSSRTNQVAFAIEDIGNPVYLAMLREIQPVLKQAGYRLVLHSTGADLDEELEVLRGLGQRYADGLIISPIRVTPEHLAELERATAPVVVIGSLPDGSPVDNVRADSRTGVEMALRHLRDLGRRRIGFVNGPLDTVPGRSRDAAFRAGMRRWGMVLDEDLVHVGAFRRRTGAEATRALLAGDAAAHPDALLCANDLIALGALDVLRERGLRVPEEVAVVGMDDTDLAAASWPALTSVSLGSAERGRRAAQLLLDRLADPGSGREPRVVTVEPSLHVRASTGGDRVADDGAAPR
- a CDS encoding Gfo/Idh/MocA family protein; translation: MTPGTATVREPAPVVLVGAHGHGRWHLANLRRLSALGTARLVGVCDRVPVAREDLTGLGDPAQCEDLAVLLDNTGAAAVILATPIHTHLPLARTALRHGAHVLLEKPPTATLAEYRSLCEAVAGSGLACQVGFQNLGSTAVDAARDLALSGAIGAVRGIGGAGAWVRTSAYYERAPWAGRRRMDGADVVDGALTNPFAHAVATALRLAGAGRGAAADGVELELFRAHAIESDDTSCLRLRAPDGTPVSVAVTLCATRRHEPHVSLHGESGRITVHYTRDEVTLERGGGAPETVAHPRIDLLENLLAHIGDGTPLLVPPEETAGFMTVLEAVRTAPDPLPIPEHAQQVFTAEDGLHRVVTGIDDLVERSARGTALFSELGAPWASPRRADAAGTAGATR
- a CDS encoding carbohydrate ABC transporter permease, with product MSLTMAPRPAEKSEKSRPGPRRGGAGTTSRPALGLMLPALVPVVLFSVAPLVYGIYLAFTDARSGRNVDTAFIGLENFVDLAADTDFWSSFQIGLVWAVSVTALQFAAGMGLALLLNQDLRLRWLARTLAMVPWAMPPVIVGLMWKLVYHPNAGILNATLRDLGLLSGDIDWLNDFGIALPAIIVVGVWTGMPQTTIVLLAGLQGVPKELHEAAEVDGAGAWRRFRSVTLPQLRPVVVTITSLNFVWNMNEFALVYVLTQGGPGGRTRLPMLYAYEEAFRYGFFGYAAAMGVAIVLVVLAVLGVYLRRQLKDAQ